In Numidum massiliense, a single genomic region encodes these proteins:
- a CDS encoding L-cystine transporter, which produces MTAVLIIVNILILLGLISVLYVMQRKHRSFSTRVFSGLGLGIAFGLALQYVYGSASKVMTTSVDWFNIVGNGYVTLLQMLVMPLVFISILTAFTKSQLSGNIGKIGGLIVGILIGTTAIAAMIGIGTSLAFDLQAVDIQQGEAEIARAEQLEKNLGDLENLSTPERIVSLLPGNPFLDFTGARPTSTIAVVIFAAFLGIAFLGVKRKQPEQAEMIAKMTEAVHALVMRVVTLVIRLTPYGVLALMTRVAATSDLNAIWQLGKFVVASYVALLLMFAVHILLLSLSGLNPLTYVKKVIPVLTFAFTSRSSAATLPLNIKAQHEQLGVPEGIANFAGSFGLTIGQNGCAGIYPAMLAVMIAPTVDINPLSLSFLATLVVVVALSSFGVAGVGGGATFAALIVLSTLNMPVALAGLLISIEPLIDMGRTALNVSGSMTAGLLTSKATKQLDGECYTSLQQQPTAGLS; this is translated from the coding sequence ATGACAGCTGTATTAATTATCGTCAATATTTTAATCTTACTCGGGCTTATTTCTGTCTTATATGTGATGCAAAGGAAACATCGGTCGTTTTCAACGCGCGTGTTTAGTGGGTTAGGGTTAGGTATCGCCTTCGGACTCGCGCTACAGTATGTGTACGGTTCGGCATCTAAAGTTATGACAACGTCGGTCGACTGGTTCAACATTGTCGGGAACGGTTATGTGACGTTGCTGCAAATGCTCGTCATGCCGCTCGTGTTTATTTCCATCCTGACGGCTTTTACTAAATCGCAACTTTCGGGTAACATCGGCAAAATCGGCGGGTTAATCGTCGGTATTCTCATCGGCACGACAGCGATTGCCGCCATGATCGGCATCGGCACTTCCCTCGCTTTCGACTTACAAGCTGTCGACATTCAGCAAGGGGAAGCGGAGATCGCTCGCGCCGAACAACTAGAAAAAAATCTCGGCGATCTCGAAAACCTATCGACACCAGAGCGTATCGTGTCGCTACTTCCGGGAAACCCGTTTCTCGATTTCACAGGCGCACGGCCGACTTCGACGATCGCCGTCGTCATTTTTGCCGCCTTTTTAGGCATTGCTTTCTTAGGTGTGAAGAGAAAGCAGCCTGAACAGGCTGAAATGATTGCCAAAATGACGGAAGCGGTGCATGCGCTCGTCATGCGCGTCGTCACTCTCGTCATTCGCCTCACGCCGTACGGCGTGCTCGCCTTAATGACACGAGTAGCAGCGACGAGCGATTTAAATGCGATTTGGCAATTAGGAAAGTTCGTCGTCGCCTCTTACGTCGCGCTGCTACTGATGTTTGCTGTGCACATACTCCTCCTCTCACTGTCGGGGTTAAACCCACTCACGTACGTGAAAAAAGTGATTCCGGTACTCACCTTCGCCTTTACGTCCCGCTCGAGTGCGGCGACGTTACCGCTAAACATTAAGGCACAACATGAACAGTTAGGCGTGCCCGAAGGGATCGCCAACTTTGCCGGGTCATTTGGGCTCACGATCGGGCAAAATGGCTGCGCAGGGATTTATCCGGCGATGCTCGCGGTCATGATCGCGCCAACCGTCGATATCAACCCGTTAAGCCTTTCGTTCTTGGCGACGTTAGTCGTCGTCGTCGCGCTAAGTTCCTTTGGCGTAGCGGGCGTGGGCGGAGGGGCGACGTTTGCAGCGCTAATCGTCCTGTCGACGTTGAATATGCCTGTCGCCCTCGCCGGATTGCTCATCTCGATCGAGCCGTTGATCGACATGGGGCGGACGGCACTCAACGTCAGCGGCAGCATGACTGCCGGCCTGCTCACGAGTAAAGCGACCAAGCAATTAGACGGCGAATGCTATACGTCTTTGCAGCAACAGCCGACCGCGGGATTGTCTTAA
- the recO gene encoding DNA repair protein RecO, whose product MLVKTEGIVIRTRDYGEANKIVVLYTREHGKIALMARGAKKAQSRLRGVTQVLTHGQYLYFAGRGMGNLNQGETIHTFHSLHEDILTMSYAAYIVELLEKMTEDAEPNGYLFHLLEKILLSLQEGKDADILCRIFELKLLALSGYRPQLEACVHCGATDRPYTFSAAKGGFLCLDCRQHDPQGLTLSPASQRLLRLFLYFDIDRLGDIRVKEETKRQLERAMRAYIDYHTDLYLKSRQFLEQMLQFENE is encoded by the coding sequence ATGCTCGTCAAAACGGAAGGGATCGTCATTCGCACGCGAGACTACGGCGAAGCAAACAAAATTGTCGTTTTGTACACGCGCGAACACGGCAAAATTGCCCTCATGGCGCGCGGAGCAAAGAAAGCACAAAGCCGTCTGCGTGGGGTGACACAAGTACTGACTCACGGTCAGTACCTTTATTTTGCTGGCCGCGGCATGGGGAATCTCAATCAAGGGGAAACGATTCATACGTTTCATTCGCTGCACGAAGACATTCTGACGATGTCGTACGCCGCCTATATCGTCGAATTACTCGAAAAGATGACGGAAGACGCGGAACCGAACGGTTACTTATTCCATCTGTTAGAAAAAATTTTGTTATCGTTGCAGGAAGGGAAGGATGCGGACATTTTGTGCCGCATTTTTGAGTTGAAACTGCTCGCCTTATCTGGTTACCGCCCACAATTAGAAGCGTGTGTCCACTGCGGCGCGACCGATCGCCCGTATACGTTCAGCGCGGCCAAAGGCGGCTTTCTCTGTCTCGATTGCCGTCAGCACGACCCGCAAGGACTTACGTTATCCCCGGCTTCGCAGCGGCTGTTGCGGCTTTTTTTATATTTTGATATCGACCGCCTCGGCGATATTCGCGTGAAAGAAGAGACGAAACGACAACTAGAGCGCGCCATGCGCGCCTATATAGACTATCATACGGACCTTTATTTAAAATCGCGGCAGTTTCTGGAACAGATGTTGCAGTTTGAGAACGAGTGA
- a CDS encoding YqzL family protein, with amino-acid sequence MHDFIWNVFRATGNIDTYLLYKDSLETENVQDQAEEKTDPDPGPLLKP; translated from the coding sequence GTGCACGATTTTATTTGGAATGTGTTTCGCGCTACCGGTAATATCGATACGTACTTGCTGTACAAAGACTCACTCGAAACAGAAAACGTACAAGATCAGGCTGAGGAAAAAACGGATCCGGATCCTGGGCCACTGCTTAAACCTTGA
- the era gene encoding GTPase Era, producing MAHDKTRSGFVALIGRPNVGKSTLMNAIIGQKVAIMSNKPQTTRNRIQGVYTDDTGQIIFLDTPGIHKPKSRLGDYMVKTALTTLKEVDLICWVVDAEQPFGAGDAYIIDALKQVDTPVFLLVNKIDRTRPDALLPFIDRYRHALSFAEVIPISALQETNLRTVVEQIYARLPEGPKYYPEEMVTDHPEQFIVAELIREKILFKTHEEIPHSIAVVIEDMERRDDRRGTVYVRATVFTERPSQKGIIIGKQGQMLKDVGREARQDVERLLGSPVYLDLWVKVKQNWRNEARVLQQLGFSDRD from the coding sequence ATGGCACACGATAAGACGCGCTCCGGCTTTGTTGCCTTAATCGGACGACCGAACGTCGGAAAATCGACGCTAATGAACGCGATCATCGGCCAAAAAGTCGCGATTATGTCCAACAAACCACAGACGACGCGCAACCGAATTCAAGGGGTGTACACGGATGACACCGGACAAATCATCTTCCTCGATACGCCCGGGATCCACAAACCGAAATCGCGGTTAGGCGATTATATGGTGAAAACGGCGCTGACGACGTTAAAAGAGGTCGATTTAATTTGCTGGGTCGTCGATGCCGAGCAACCCTTCGGCGCGGGGGACGCTTACATTATCGACGCGCTAAAACAAGTCGATACGCCTGTTTTTTTACTCGTCAACAAAATTGACCGCACTCGGCCGGATGCGCTGCTACCGTTTATCGATCGGTACCGCCACGCGCTTTCTTTTGCCGAAGTCATTCCGATCTCGGCGCTACAGGAAACGAACTTACGAACGGTTGTCGAGCAAATTTATGCGCGCTTGCCCGAAGGTCCGAAATATTACCCAGAAGAAATGGTGACCGATCACCCGGAACAGTTCATCGTCGCTGAACTCATTCGCGAAAAAATATTGTTCAAGACGCACGAAGAAATTCCGCATTCGATTGCGGTCGTCATCGAAGATATGGAACGGCGCGACGATCGGCGCGGGACGGTGTACGTGCGTGCCACCGTCTTTACGGAGCGTCCGTCACAAAAGGGTATTATCATCGGCAAACAGGGGCAAATGCTGAAAGATGTCGGCCGCGAGGCGCGGCAAGACGTCGAACGGCTGTTAGGGTCGCCTGTTTATCTTGACTTATGGGTAAAAGTAAAGCAAAATTGGCGTAACGAGGCTCGCGTGTTACAGCAGTTAGGCTTTAGCGACCGCGACTGA
- a CDS encoding cytidine deaminase — MEQLIAAAKEARGRAYVPYSRFPVGAALLLPNGEIVSGCNIENASYGLTNCAERTAIFKAVSRGERQIAAVAVIADTNDPVSPCGACRQVLAEFCAPNVPVYLANLKGDVRETTISELLPFSFTQEALDGTR; from the coding sequence ATGGAACAATTAATCGCAGCAGCAAAAGAAGCAAGGGGGCGGGCATACGTCCCGTATTCGCGCTTTCCCGTCGGCGCAGCGCTGCTTTTGCCAAACGGGGAAATCGTTAGCGGGTGTAACATCGAAAACGCGTCGTACGGATTGACGAACTGTGCCGAGCGGACCGCTATTTTTAAAGCGGTATCGAGAGGCGAACGACAAATTGCCGCTGTTGCCGTCATTGCCGATACGAATGACCCTGTATCCCCGTGCGGCGCCTGCCGGCAAGTGTTGGCAGAATTTTGTGCGCCTAATGTCCCCGTTTATTTGGCAAACTTAAAGGGAGACGTGCGCGAAACGACGATTTCTGAACTGTTACCTTTCTCTTTTACGCAGGAGGCACTAGATGGCACACGATAA
- a CDS encoding DUF502 domain-containing protein encodes MKDSTQHMLKKMRDYLFVGLVVSLPAVATIYVLKLLFHIVDPILGLFVNFLIGLIPGVEFPLHLKGFTIEYIPGIGLLLTVILLILLGMATKSFFGKRMLQITEKVFSSIPIARQVYSTVNQVVNAFVREKASFQRVALVEYPRKGVYTVGFLTGETSDEIVDKTGQKMVNIFLPTTPNPTSGWLVLVPVEDVIYLDMKVEDGLKYIVSGGVVVPSWNKNGQVILNDGLPARTQGEPEKKSMWKRKS; translated from the coding sequence ATGAAAGATTCTACCCAACATATGCTGAAAAAAATGCGCGATTATTTATTTGTCGGCCTAGTCGTTTCTTTGCCAGCGGTGGCTACGATTTACGTGCTGAAGTTACTCTTTCATATCGTCGACCCGATTTTAGGGTTGTTCGTTAATTTTTTGATCGGGTTGATCCCCGGGGTCGAGTTTCCGTTGCATCTGAAAGGGTTCACGATCGAATACATTCCCGGGATCGGCTTGCTGTTGACGGTCATCTTGCTCATCTTGCTCGGGATGGCGACGAAGAGCTTCTTCGGTAAACGGATGTTACAAATTACCGAAAAAGTGTTTTCCAGTATTCCGATCGCCCGACAAGTGTATTCGACAGTCAACCAAGTCGTTAACGCCTTCGTCCGCGAGAAGGCGTCTTTTCAACGCGTTGCGCTCGTCGAGTACCCGCGCAAAGGGGTGTATACCGTCGGTTTTTTGACGGGAGAGACGAGCGACGAAATAGTTGACAAGACAGGCCAAAAAATGGTAAACATATTCTTACCGACGACACCGAACCCGACTTCTGGCTGGCTCGTCCTCGTTCCGGTCGAAGATGTCATTTATCTCGACATGAAGGTAGAAGACGGGCTCAAGTACATCGTGTCCGGCGGGGTCGTCGTGCCTTCTTGGAACAAAAACGGACAGGTGATACTTAACGACGGTTTACCGGCTCGCACGCAAGGCGAACCTGAGAAAAAAAGCATGTGGAAACGGAAATCGTGA
- a CDS encoding diacylglycerol kinase, with the protein MQGGGNGPTRNLLESFKCAIEGIVHALATERNLRIHFSAALAVMVLSLLFGVNRFEALLLFIAITLVIVAELFNTALEAVVDLVTTKYHPLAKVAKDVAAGAVFLTAGLALAIGLIVFIPYILDFLQHALPRVYDRDVSVSLVLGMVLFATMLLKARANVKGLGINPSLQSALAVSIVLTVWWLTFHVIVAVLVTVLSILLIGGRLLKPQDIPSVLWGAAVGGVFTVIGIMLNLV; encoded by the coding sequence GTGCAAGGAGGAGGAAATGGGCCTACGCGCAACTTACTAGAAAGTTTCAAATGTGCGATTGAAGGCATCGTCCACGCGCTCGCCACAGAGCGCAACTTGCGCATTCACTTCAGCGCCGCACTCGCGGTGATGGTGTTAAGTTTGCTATTCGGGGTCAATCGATTTGAGGCGCTTTTACTGTTCATTGCGATTACGCTCGTGATCGTGGCGGAGCTATTTAATACCGCGTTAGAAGCAGTCGTCGATTTAGTGACGACTAAATACCACCCGCTGGCGAAAGTGGCCAAAGACGTTGCGGCAGGCGCTGTCTTTCTTACAGCAGGCCTCGCCTTGGCGATCGGTCTCATCGTCTTCATTCCATACATTCTCGACTTTTTGCAACATGCGTTGCCGCGTGTGTACGACCGCGATGTCAGTGTGTCGCTCGTGCTCGGTATGGTGTTGTTCGCCACGATGTTACTTAAGGCACGCGCCAACGTGAAAGGGCTAGGCATTAATCCGAGTTTACAGAGTGCGCTCGCTGTATCGATCGTGCTCACCGTGTGGTGGCTGACATTTCACGTCATCGTCGCCGTGTTAGTGACCGTCCTCTCCATCCTGTTAATCGGGGGCCGCTTATTAAAACCGCAAGACATACCTTCGGTCTTGTGGGGCGCCGCCGTCGGCGGAGTCTTCACGGTCATAGGCATTATGTTAAATCTAGTATAG
- the ybeY gene encoding rRNA maturation RNase YbeY, which translates to MSITVHINNEQESVSVPDRFTALIRTAIAQTATMERVQAGEVSVTLVDDARIHALNEAYRQVDRPTDVLSFPQGDDFPLPEESGVAPLLGDIVISLPRAKEQAESYGHSLERELAFLTTHGFLHLLGYDHQTEAEEKQMFRRQEDVLAAIGLTR; encoded by the coding sequence ATGTCAATCACAGTCCATATTAACAACGAACAAGAAAGCGTATCGGTTCCCGACCGCTTCACCGCGCTCATTCGTACGGCGATCGCGCAGACGGCGACGATGGAGCGTGTCCAAGCGGGCGAAGTGTCAGTGACGCTCGTCGACGACGCGCGCATCCACGCGTTAAACGAGGCGTATCGGCAAGTTGATCGGCCGACGGACGTCCTCTCTTTTCCACAGGGCGACGATTTCCCGCTGCCGGAAGAGAGCGGCGTCGCGCCGTTGTTAGGAGATATCGTTATTTCACTACCACGGGCAAAGGAACAAGCCGAAAGCTACGGGCACTCGCTCGAGCGGGAGCTAGCGTTTCTCACGACGCACGGATTTCTCCATTTACTTGGGTACGATCACCAAACAGAAGCCGAGGAGAAACAGATGTTTAGGCGACAAGAGGACGTACTTGCCGCGATCGGTCTCACCCGGTAA
- a CDS encoding HD family phosphohydrolase — MDAKGKRLAKRTRPWRLPGYWNTSLRVKFSLYVLLGICMYALLIGNVLPERYELSEGSESPETIVAPVDRIDEKATEEARSEAAATVPLQHKIDEQVTTNQVEKINRLFIDARRNVDDKALTERERIENIADRAAFDLSDEVLLKMVRISGDELVTTQAMTRRVVQDVMSSGVNEQEGDEAKKRIDQQLVTSNLGSNARFVAREVARQAIVVNIVYDKAKTEAMRQAAADSVEPVRINRGDPIVFKGELITQQQYRQLTELGLLNDAKNIWPYVGLALFIMLMLAFLYFSIHTAKHSFTLDNTRLSMLVLIIALNLGTMKFVSLGQTVETSYFGYIAPVALGSMLIAVLIDVRLALFAGIVFSVFAAMMFNPEGRVLFDFRFGLYTLIACSTGAFALHNARQRSSVLRAGLLVSALNVLPISAIFMLSTSGYSWEDIFKSIGFGVGGGILAAVLTLGLLPFFEAAFGILSSMKLLELANPNQPLLRKLLIETPGTYHHSVIVGNLAEAAAEAIGADGLLARVGAYYHDLGKTKRAQFFIENQVHGDNPHDKISAHLSKTIIISHVRDGVEILREANIPKPILDIAEQHHGTTLLKFFYYKAMKQEDGAQVLEEDFRYPGPKPQSKVAAIVNIADSVEAAVRSIGRPTPSRIEALVRKIIRDRLEDGQFDECDITLKELDLIGKSILETLNGIFHQRIEYPEEMPVKGAKHA; from the coding sequence ATGGACGCAAAAGGTAAACGCTTAGCGAAAAGAACTCGTCCGTGGCGCCTTCCAGGCTACTGGAATACAAGCTTACGGGTCAAGTTTTCCTTGTACGTTTTGCTAGGCATTTGTATGTACGCTTTGCTAATCGGGAACGTCCTACCAGAGAGGTACGAGTTGTCCGAAGGGTCGGAGAGCCCGGAAACGATTGTCGCCCCGGTCGACCGCATTGACGAGAAGGCGACCGAAGAAGCGCGCAGCGAAGCGGCTGCCACCGTCCCCTTGCAACACAAAATCGATGAGCAAGTGACGACGAATCAAGTCGAAAAAATCAATCGTCTCTTTATCGATGCGCGGCGCAACGTCGATGATAAGGCGCTGACAGAACGGGAGCGGATCGAGAACATTGCCGACCGTGCAGCGTTTGATCTGTCCGACGAAGTACTATTAAAAATGGTGCGCATTTCTGGAGACGAACTCGTGACGACGCAGGCGATGACGCGACGGGTTGTACAAGACGTTATGAGTAGCGGCGTCAACGAGCAAGAAGGCGATGAAGCGAAAAAACGGATTGACCAGCAACTCGTCACGTCTAATTTAGGCAGCAACGCCCGTTTTGTGGCGCGGGAAGTCGCGCGCCAGGCGATCGTCGTCAACATCGTGTACGACAAGGCGAAAACGGAAGCGATGCGTCAGGCCGCAGCAGATAGCGTCGAACCGGTGCGCATTAACCGCGGTGACCCGATCGTCTTTAAAGGGGAGCTCATTACGCAGCAGCAGTATCGGCAACTGACCGAATTAGGGCTGCTGAACGACGCGAAAAATATTTGGCCGTATGTGGGCCTCGCTTTATTTATAATGCTGATGCTCGCTTTTTTATACTTCTCCATTCATACCGCTAAACATAGTTTCACGCTCGACAACACGCGGTTGTCCATGCTCGTACTCATTATTGCTCTCAATTTGGGGACTATGAAATTCGTCAGTTTAGGGCAAACTGTAGAGACGAGTTACTTTGGCTACATCGCCCCTGTCGCACTCGGATCGATGCTCATCGCCGTACTTATTGACGTGCGTCTCGCCTTATTCGCTGGGATTGTGTTTAGTGTGTTTGCCGCGATGATGTTCAACCCGGAAGGACGGGTGCTGTTCGACTTTCGTTTCGGCCTGTACACGCTCATCGCTTGTTCCACGGGGGCGTTTGCTCTGCACAATGCGCGCCAGCGAAGTTCGGTGTTACGGGCAGGTTTACTCGTCTCTGCTCTCAACGTATTGCCGATCAGTGCGATCTTTATGCTCTCGACGAGCGGATACAGTTGGGAAGATATTTTTAAATCGATCGGCTTCGGTGTCGGGGGCGGGATCCTCGCTGCCGTGCTTACGCTCGGTTTGTTGCCGTTTTTTGAAGCGGCGTTCGGTATTTTATCGTCGATGAAACTACTCGAACTGGCGAATCCGAACCAACCGTTGTTGCGCAAGTTGCTCATCGAGACGCCAGGGACGTACCACCACAGTGTCATCGTCGGCAATTTGGCGGAAGCTGCCGCCGAAGCGATCGGTGCGGATGGTTTACTCGCGCGTGTCGGGGCGTACTACCACGACTTAGGCAAAACGAAGCGCGCCCAGTTTTTTATCGAAAATCAAGTGCACGGCGATAACCCACACGACAAAATTTCGGCGCACTTGAGCAAGACGATTATCATTAGTCACGTGCGCGACGGGGTGGAAATACTACGCGAAGCGAACATTCCGAAACCGATCCTAGATATCGCGGAGCAGCATCACGGCACGACGCTTTTAAAGTTTTTTTACTACAAGGCGATGAAGCAAGAAGACGGGGCGCAAGTGTTGGAAGAAGACTTCCGTTACCCTGGTCCGAAACCGCAGTCTAAAGTGGCGGCGATCGTCAACATCGCCGACAGCGTCGAAGCTGCCGTTCGTTCGATCGGCCGGCCGACGCCGTCTCGCATCGAAGCACTCGTGCGCAAAATTATTCGCGACCGTTTAGAGGACGGTCAGTTCGATGAGTGTGATATTACGTTGAAAGAGTTGGATCTGATCGGAAAATCGATACTAGAAACGCTTAATGGTATTTTTCACCAACGCATTGAATACCCGGAAGAGATGCCGGTAAAGGGAGCGAAACACGCGTAA
- a CDS encoding PhoH family protein: MTAVLKMHLDDASDGQALFGPHDQFLKIIEERTDTRIVMREGHLLIYGEKGEQEALEDLFNVLLTLVRQGITLTERDVRYALELAHSGKVHELLDLFDDEIGVTYRGKVIRAKSLGQRRYISALKKHDIVFGIGPAGTGKTLLAVVFAVMALKQNKVKRLVLTRPAVEAGENLGFLPGDLQEKVDPYLRPLYDGLYFVLGVEQVNKLFERKVIEIAPLAYMRGRTLEDSFIILDEAQNTTPEQMKMFLTRLGFGSKMAITGDVTQVDLPRGKSSGLVEAERILQSVDGVSFIHLGQEDVVRHSLVQKIIEAYASAEQGV; the protein is encoded by the coding sequence ATGACCGCAGTATTGAAAATGCATTTGGACGACGCGTCAGACGGGCAGGCGCTGTTCGGTCCACACGACCAGTTTTTAAAAATTATCGAAGAGCGTACGGATACACGTATTGTTATGCGCGAAGGGCATTTGCTCATTTACGGAGAGAAGGGTGAACAGGAAGCGTTAGAGGATTTGTTCAACGTCTTATTGACTCTCGTCAGGCAAGGGATAACGCTTACGGAACGCGATGTGCGCTACGCCCTCGAACTCGCACACAGTGGAAAAGTACACGAATTACTGGATTTGTTTGACGACGAGATCGGGGTAACATATAGAGGAAAAGTCATTCGGGCTAAATCGTTAGGACAACGTCGCTACATCTCGGCTCTGAAAAAACATGACATCGTCTTCGGCATCGGTCCCGCGGGAACGGGGAAAACGTTGCTTGCTGTCGTGTTTGCGGTCATGGCGTTAAAGCAAAACAAAGTAAAGCGACTCGTGCTGACGCGCCCCGCTGTCGAAGCAGGGGAGAATCTCGGGTTCCTCCCTGGAGATTTACAAGAAAAAGTTGACCCGTATTTACGTCCGCTGTACGACGGGTTGTACTTTGTGCTAGGTGTTGAGCAAGTGAACAAGCTGTTTGAACGGAAAGTGATCGAAATAGCCCCACTCGCTTATATGCGTGGCCGTACGCTAGAGGACAGTTTTATCATTTTAGACGAAGCGCAAAATACGACACCTGAACAGATGAAAATGTTTTTGACGCGCTTAGGTTTCGGTTCGAAAATGGCGATCACCGGCGATGTGACGCAAGTCGATTTGCCCCGGGGCAAATCGTCCGGTCTCGTCGAAGCGGAGCGAATTTTGCAATCCGTGGACGGCGTGTCCTTTATTCATTTGGGGCAAGAAGATGTGGTGCGCCACTCGTTAGTGCAAAAAATTATCGAAGCGTACGCCTCAGCCGAGCAGGGGGTATAA
- the yqfD gene encoding sporulation protein YqfD, whose protein sequence is MQQNNFVQLLRGYVMIELRQGNISALINETQTAGIAIWDIEWKKKGHAVFCLFAHDFKRFRHVVRAAGAKVTILEKHGLPFILSRVQNRSFFVIGLIACLVSLFIASNMIWSVEIHGNEAIPEKEIARLANEVGVYRGQFQFRLATNEAIQRQLTLGLSDASWVGFHVQGTKAIITVVEKKKAAEDEAKAPRGPYDLVAKRSATIVDLSEVETGRILVEYNQTVRKGERLVSGIYGSGGDDEDGGIADIVGARGAVIGETWYETTASVPLVQTHKVYTGNRDTTHYPYIGSWPLYIPFFDDIPFDRYETIQRSKTLYIRGWKLPFGLVEEERMETEQRREQLTAREAEQLALARARDDVLAKLGPDGEIKAVKILQKEVNGGKVELKILFTVWENIAQPEPIFIQKSEDDT, encoded by the coding sequence GTGCAGCAAAATAACTTTGTACAGCTTCTGCGGGGATACGTGATGATCGAACTGCGGCAGGGTAACATTAGCGCACTCATCAACGAGACGCAGACGGCGGGCATCGCTATATGGGACATAGAATGGAAAAAAAAGGGACATGCCGTTTTTTGCCTGTTCGCGCACGACTTTAAACGCTTTCGGCACGTCGTGCGCGCTGCTGGAGCGAAGGTGACTATTTTAGAAAAGCATGGCCTTCCGTTCATTTTGAGTCGCGTACAAAATCGGTCGTTTTTCGTCATTGGGTTGATCGCGTGTCTCGTCAGCCTTTTCATAGCGAGTAACATGATTTGGAGCGTCGAAATACACGGTAACGAGGCGATCCCGGAAAAAGAAATTGCCCGGCTGGCGAACGAAGTAGGTGTCTACCGCGGCCAGTTTCAGTTTCGCCTCGCGACGAATGAAGCGATTCAACGGCAGCTGACGCTCGGACTGAGTGACGCTTCGTGGGTTGGCTTTCACGTGCAGGGGACGAAGGCGATCATTACCGTCGTGGAAAAGAAAAAAGCGGCGGAAGACGAGGCGAAAGCACCGCGCGGCCCCTATGACTTAGTGGCAAAGCGATCCGCGACGATCGTCGATTTGTCCGAAGTCGAGACGGGACGCATCCTCGTCGAATACAATCAAACGGTACGCAAAGGGGAGCGGCTCGTATCCGGTATTTACGGCAGCGGCGGTGATGACGAAGACGGGGGCATAGCGGATATTGTCGGGGCGCGAGGCGCCGTCATCGGGGAGACATGGTATGAGACGACAGCGTCTGTCCCCCTCGTGCAGACGCACAAAGTGTACACCGGTAACCGCGATACGACCCATTATCCTTACATTGGCAGCTGGCCACTGTACATTCCGTTTTTCGACGACATTCCGTTTGACAGATATGAAACGATTCAGCGGTCTAAAACGTTGTATATACGAGGGTGGAAACTGCCGTTCGGCCTCGTTGAAGAGGAACGTATGGAAACGGAGCAACGACGCGAGCAGTTGACAGCGCGTGAAGCGGAGCAATTGGCGCTTGCGCGGGCGCGCGACGACGTGTTAGCAAAATTGGGCCCGGACGGCGAAATAAAAGCAGTAAAGATTTTGCAGAAAGAAGTGAACGGTGGTAAAGTGGAGTTAAAGATTTTATTTACCGTATGGGAGAACATCGCGCAACCTGAACCAATTTTTATACAGAAAAGTGAGGACGATACATGA
- the yqfC gene encoding sporulation protein YqfC: MRFIGQNMRKLTAELFDLPKDVVLNLPRVTLIGPLQMTIENHRGVVHFSESELRLRLIEGELKIVGEKLRIRTISKEDVFVEGKITDVSFSRT, encoded by the coding sequence ATGCGATTCATCGGACAAAACATGCGTAAATTAACAGCGGAATTGTTCGACTTACCGAAAGATGTGGTGTTGAACCTCCCCCGCGTGACGCTAATCGGTCCGTTGCAAATGACGATCGAAAACCATCGAGGCGTCGTCCATTTCTCCGAGAGCGAATTGCGCCTACGACTAATCGAAGGAGAACTGAAAATCGTCGGGGAAAAATTGCGCATCCGCACGATATCTAAAGAAGACGTCTTTGTCGAGGGTAAGATTACAGACGTGTCGTTCTCACGTACGTAA
- a CDS encoding alpha/beta-type small acid-soluble spore protein, whose translation MPRSSNRLLVQGASQVIDQFKMEIASEFGVNLGADSTSRANGSVGGEITKRLVRQAQQQLHK comes from the coding sequence ATGCCGCGTTCGTCAAATCGATTGCTCGTACAGGGCGCATCGCAAGTGATCGACCAGTTTAAAATGGAAATCGCTTCCGAATTTGGCGTGAACCTCGGCGCAGACAGTACGTCCCGCGCCAACGGATCAGTCGGTGGTGAAATTACGAAGCGACTCGTCCGGCAAGCACAACAACAGCTGCACAAGTAA